The following is a genomic window from Leptolyngbya sp. 'hensonii'.
GCCCGTATCATCCAAAAATTCAGGGTGGGGAACAGAGCGAGTTTTAACATGACGGGGACGAAAGCCATCGTTGGAATTATCGCGCTGCGACTCCAGACCGAGGGTGACAAGACTGCGAATTAAATTTGCGATCGCCAGCAAGGCAATGACCGTGAAAGCCAGAATATAAATTAGATGTAACATACATGGTCCCCTTACATTTTTCTATTCGGGAGGGTCTTCTGAACGAAATCGGATGGCTACTTGCCAGCATTCAGTCACCAGTTGATGCCAGGGGATTAAGACTCCAGTCTCTACCCCCACCTGACCTTCTGTTGCCTGCATCAGCATCTGAATAGTATGAACTTCCTGCTGGGCCTGCTTAACCCGGGATAGTAAGTCGCGTTGCTTTTCAGAACCGAGAAACTGAATCTCATGGGCTTCCAGAAGCTTTTGAGATCGCTCGAACCAATACTGGAAATCCTCCAATAGCGGGACGAGAACTGCCTTGAGTAGATCTGACTCCGAAGAATGAAAATTAAGCATCTATATAAGTAGGATCATTAACATACTAATAATCTTAGCGTCATTTACTTTTTGTAATATTTCGTTAAGTAAGTTTTTGTCATTGATCATGAGTCATTTGATGGGTTGGGTACCCGTAAACTTATCACCAATGACCAATGACCAATGACTAGCCCGCAATCGCTACAATTGGAAGTCAGAATCTGTACTCTAAGTCATCCATGTCAGCTCCAGAATCATCTCCAGAAAAAATTTATCTGCCCCGGACCAGTGAATCTGAAACCCTGAAGAAGATTCGCCATACAACGTCCCATGTGATGGCGATGGCAGTGCAGAAGCTCTTTCCGAAGGCCCAGGTGACAATCGGTCCCTGGATTGAATCGGGCTTCTATTATGATTTCGACAGTCCCGAACCGTTTGCTGAAAAGGATCTGAAGGCGATCAAAAAGGAGATGACCAAGATCATCAACCGCAAGCTGCCGGTGATCCGGGAAGAGGTGACGCGGGAAGAGGCCGAGCGCCGGATTAAGGCGATCAATGAGCCCTACAAACTGGAAATCCTGGCAGGTTTGCAGGAGCCGATCACGATCTACCATCTGGGGGACCAGTGGTGGGATCTGTGCGCTGGTCCCCATGTGGAAAATACGGCAGCGTTGAATCCGGATGCGATCGAACTGGAGAGCGTGGCCGGGGCTTATTGGCGGGGCGATGAAAATCGGGCTCAGCTCCAGCGCATCTATGGCACGGCCTGGGAAACCCCGGAGCAACTGGCGGAGTACAAGCGTCGGCGGGAGGAAGCCCTGCGCCGGGACCACCGAAAATTGGGCAAGGAGTTGGGGCTGTTCGTCTTCTCAGATCAGGTGGGGCCGGGGCTGCCGATGTGGACCCCCAAGGGCACGGTGTTGCGCTCCACCCTGGAGGAATTTTTGAAGAAGGAACA
Proteins encoded in this region:
- a CDS encoding DUF2605 domain-containing protein, whose amino-acid sequence is MLNFHSSESDLLKAVLVPLLEDFQYWFERSQKLLEAHEIQFLGSEKQRDLLSRVKQAQQEVHTIQMLMQATEGQVGVETGVLIPWHQLVTECWQVAIRFRSEDPPE
- a CDS encoding DUF2973 domain-containing protein, with the protein product MLHLIYILAFTVIALLAIANLIRSLVTLGLESQRDNSNDGFRPRHVKTRSVPHPEFLDDTGNVINEPLLVMRSMTVEDAREQLDALYESSPGLTGEPRDEV